CTTCctgaatacatatagatatagataacTTCATTTTACGATCAAtcgaaaaaaaaatcttcaaatAATTTCCGATCAAAACACTCTAGAATGAGAGATTTAATTATGCAAGACAATTAGCATACCATAAAACTATATTTGAGCATAAATTAGTCTGTTTACTttcacataaaaaaaataaatactccctccgtcccactttgatagtcctgtttcttttttcacacagtttaagaaaaaatagttaattttgttggaaaaataaatttagattgctattttcctaaaataccctcacattaaatagagtacaactttatgggaactttaattgatggtaaaaaaagaatcaactctcattaaatggggtaggtttatagtaacaacaacttacattgaataagggcattttaggaaaattaaaatacgactacatttttcaattggaaagtggactacaatttgggacagacgaaaaaaggaaaacaagactatcaaagtgggacggagggagtattttgTCTACTTTTAGTTATACACATTAATTAGATTACATACATTATTTGATATAAGCTTACTTAGAAATGAAATGAGTGTATGTAAAAGTTATTGTACATAACTGAAATAATTACATGAAATTCTATATTAACTCAAAATTCATTACAATTGATACACACATATCCTCTGGTTACATTTATTATTAGATTATgaaattagtattttttttttcggactCTCAAATTGTAGCAGTTTCGAACATTTAAAATCTTGACTACTGCTAttatttggatgaaaattgaaTTGAATAATTTACTAAAAGAAGTATAGAATtggtcttttcttttctcataaAGATACAAAAACGACAAATCAAGGTTAATTGCGATTATGTGATGAGTAGATAAACATGTCTTCTGATTGGCGCATTTGATTTGTCCGACCTTTGGATGGTGTTTAGGCCCTCCATCCATGATGACGTCAGACACGTGGGGTTTGGGAGTGGGCGTGGGTGAGTGGGGGTGTGGCTGACGGGGCTGTGAGGGACGGGAAATGTGGGGAAGGGGTGGGGGTTGAAGAAAATGATAAAGAAAGGCGAGTGAGCGGTAAGGCAAAGGAATGGACTGTGGAGAACGTGCAGGCGCGTAGAAGGAGGCGTGGGGGTGGGCCGACAGAGTATCTTCAATTTCAAGCGTGTGCGGTCGTTACGGAATCTGTTTTGGCGTCGCTGGTTGGCAACTTGGCGACTGGACGCCTGGCCCTCTTACGACGTCGTCTCTTTGTAAACCAGATCATGGATCTTCTGCTgtccttgtttggattgtggtTCTGCACGGggaaaatttttatgttttttgtgaacacatttctcaatcatctttttattttatatatacatcaaattgtacggtacattttttttttttacaaaaattcttaaaaataGTAATCCAACCACAAGAAGTGCATTAAAATCACTCAAATATAGGGCGTAAAATCCAACACTCTAGagttgaattttgtttgtttgtttgttttaacGGGTTCAAAATAGTACTCaaagtttatttttatttaattattgagTTGAACTCAGATGATATTTCACTAAATAAAGTTTGacaattttaaatataaaattgaaatatgaTAGTACTAATTGAGTTAAGTTTGAGATGAATTTGGAATCTTATCTTAGTTGACGAGCAAATATTTGAAATGAGTACAAATCAAATATTGAGCTATTTGATGGTTTAAACCTTGTTTTCTATCAATTGTTACAATATATGATTTATCTGAAAAATCCATATGGATACGTGGATAAAATGacgatgaaaaaaaaaatttcttggctTTAGACCCTACTAttgatttttttgatatatttttttaaaaatttccatTATTGCGAGGTAGCATGAGGAGGCCCATGGGCAGTGTTGGAAAAAGCTCCACCTGCATGATTCGGTTCAAACCAGTGGGCCAATTGATTCATGATTATTATTATAGTACTAGGCCCACATGAAACCCAGCAGTGTCAATCTAGTTCAAGTTGGAACCCAAGGGATCAAAAGGCAGATAGGAAGTAAGCTCACTGGACAGACACAAGAATATGTAAATATGAATTGTTGGAAAGTTGATGGTCTAGAAGATGTGTCTGTGACTTATTGCTACGCACCTTTTCTCCTTaccccaaaacaaaaacaaaaaaaaaaaaaaaaaaaacccaccaCACTAAAGAATTTCACACGTATGCAAATATGTAGCTCTTTGTTTTAATTGTCAACAATCTACACATTCTACTTTGTAGTAAGaatggatttttttaaaattaattttggaCCAATTTTTATTCATTCTTTTCAACACATAAGAgttgtactttttttttctttttttttaataataaacaaaaattaacaTTATAACAGAAGATCACACTGAAACATGATAATCAAAACTCTGAGCTTTGAAGAGGAAATTGGAATAAATAAtctcttactttttttttttttttttttgctttgggTGTGTGTTAACCAATTGCTAGTGTGGGCCTGTGGTCATGCAGTCCACTTATCGTCTAATCTGCCTTTCATTTCAATGGCCCACATTCCTCTCTTCATCAATGGTGTGCATGTCAGTTGGAAGAAGCCCAACTCTTTTGCCAACTGTTGGCAATTTGTCTGCCGACCAAGAAAAGGTCGGGTTCGGGTTCACAGTTTAATCGAAGTTTTGGTTCGCGCCAGAAAGGCTCCAATGATTCTTGCCGCCGCACCCGGTCCGCCACCTTCTGTCACCGGCGCCATCATCCCAACCATCCTTTCGGTCAGCTCCCCTGCCCATCTCCTCCACCTGTTAACCCAATGCACCACCGTTTCTCAGCTCAAACAAATCCATGCTCACGCCCTCCGCACCACTCCCCCACAATCCGACCCAGACATATCCCGCCTCTTTAAAAAAATTCTCCAATTCTCGTCTTTGCATGACCTCAGATACACTATAAACGTGTTTAAACGGCTCCCAGATCGTGACTCGTTCACTTGGAACACTCTTATAAGAGCCCATGCTCATAGTGCAGACCACAAAGAACAAGCAATTATGCTATTTTATCAAATGTTAAACGAGGAAAATGTTTTACCTGACAAGTATACTTTCCCATTTGTGCTAAAAGCTTGTGCGTATTTATTTGCTCTATTCGAAGGCACGCAAGTTCACGGACAGGTTTTGAAACGGGGGTTTGGTTCAGATGTATATATTAACAACAGCTTAATTCATTTTTATGCTTCTTGTGGATGTTTGGAGTATGCGAGGAAAGTGTTCGAGGAAATGCCGGATAGAAGTGTCGTGTCGTGGAATGCTATGATGAATGCTGTAGTTGAGGTGGGGGAATTGCAGGGTGCGTTGAGAATGTTTTCTGAAATGCAGATGCTGTTTGAACCTGATGGATATACGGTACAGAGTGTAATTGCTGCTTGTGCTGGTTTAGGGGCGTTGTCTTTGGGCATTTGGGCTCATGTTTATGTTTTGCGGAAGTGTAAATTTGATGTAAATCTTGAAATTTTAGTAAATAATTCGTTGGTGGATATGTACGGTAAATGTGGATCAGTAAATTTGGCTGTGCAGGTTTTCGAGGGAATGAGGAATCGTGATGTAAATTCATGGAATTCAATTATTCTCGGATTTGCCATGCACGGGAAGTTTGAGGCTGCTATAGAATACTTTGAAAGAATGGTTAATGAGGGTGGATTTGTTCCTAGTTCGATAACATTTCTTGGTGTTTTAAGCGCATGTAATCATAGAGGTTTGGTTGACGAGGGTCGCAAATACTTTCATAAGATGGTTAAGGAGTTTGACATTATCCCTGTTTTGGAACACTATGGTTGTCTTATTGATCTTCTATCTCACGCTGGCCTCATTAACGAAGCACTTGATACTGTATTCAGCATGCCAATGAAACCCGATTCGGTGATTTGGAGGAGTCTTCTTGATGCTTGTTGCAAGAAAGATGCAGGACTAGAGCTTAGTGAAGAAATGGCCAGGCATATGATTGAATGTGAAGGCAGCGATTGCAGTGGTGCGTATGTCTTATTGTCAAGGTTGTATGCCTTAGCTAATCGCTGGAACGAGGTTGGCTTGGTCAGGAAACTGATGGCAGAAAAGGGTGTTAACAAAGAGCCTGGCTGTAGTATGGTCGAAATTGATGGCATTGCTCACGAATTTTTTGCTGGGGATACATCTCATCCTCAAACTACGGAGATTTACCAGCATTTAGATGTGATTGAAGAAAAGTTGACTTCTATGGGTTATAGTCCTGATATTTCACAGGCAGCTATGGTAGATGAAGGTGGTGATGGAAAAGGGCGGTCTCTTCGGTTGCACAGCGAGAGACTAGCGGTTGCATTCGGACTTCTGAACCAAAAACCAGGAGTGCCTATTCGCATATTTAAAAATCTCCGTTTCTGCAGTGACTGCCACAATGTGATCAAGCTAATATCCAAAATTTTCAATGTAGAAGTAATTGTTAGAGATCGTTTAAGGTTCCATCATTTTCTTGATGGGTCGTGTTCTTGCATGGATTATTGGTAATTTGGCTTTGTAATGCGCACTCACATTCTAAACCACACTGAATTCTCAAGGCCATTAGCATAGCATTCCGCCGGTGAAGAGGTTAACCATTTATTGCTCTGTTCGTACTCTCCCTGGTGCTGCTACCGCTTTAGGACCCGCGCGTGTTGCTGGAACTGGCAATGTATTGATGTCATGGCGCTGTAGTAATCTCCTCTGATAGTCAAGATTAGGTAGCATTTCGAACAAACAAAAAGTTGTGGCAGGCATAATCGATGTCATTATTGTTTGTTTCATTGAACCCTATCTACTCCTACGAGGAGGATCAATCACTCCACGGGACCTTTCAGCTGGGAATATGAAACGAGTAACAGGGGTCAAGGAAATGTTTCTCTAAGGTATATACGTATGAAGAGTGAAGACAAGACATGACCCGTTATTTAATTTTATCCTCGTGGATGTTCCGTGAGTATATGGCAATGTTAGGTGAATGCTTTTATCAAATTGACATTGAAGTTTACTAGCTCGTTTGGCATTTTGTTCTCTGCATTCTTCCACTAAGTTCATCAACGAAACAAACAAATATTGGAGATTACCAAAgatcaaatttcagttttaaccTCAAAGACGTTTACAGCAAAATATTTGTAGAATGAATAGGATACAAATAcaataataagaataaaaacTCCAGCAGAACAAAAACCTCTAcagcttttttttaaaaatcccaaaaaaaaaattactacaaAATTAATTcccttttgacaaaaaaaaaactacaaaatTAATTCCCTCCATTCCTCCAAAATAACAGAAAGGACAGCCTAGCAGGCACAATTTATGACGTGTAACATATTTACAGACGCTTTAAGAATTCAAAAATATATCCTCTCCAGGGCTCCCAAACATTGGGCGAACTTACAGCAATAGCAGGCATAAACGTGTGGAGTGGCATTTCTGTTTACGCCAGTATTGTATTTCTCTCTAATTTGTTCTACAATGACAGGACTGGTTTTGGGAAACTTCTAGCCACTGCTGCACGAATATATGAGGAGAAGAAGTCAGTAAATACCTTGATTATGTATACATTAACAGATAATTAATATGTAGATGCATGATCTAAAACCAAGTTTTGAAAGGAATGCAGCTGGCCCAATGATCTGATCATGGAGGATGAACAAATTTAACAGGATCAGCACATCTGAACTACCACTCACAACTTGGAAGCATCAAAATTATCTAATTTACTTAGCCACACTTGGAACTTCAGATCACATTATGCAAGATCATAACATCTAAAACCAAGAATTCGATTCAATTGAGTGTCAGAAATTTTTGATATAAGCAATCAGCGACGGAAAAGAAGCACATTGGATGCAGAAAGATTAACAAATTATTGTTATAAAGTTTAAACAAAGTTCTCGCCTTTGGATGAGGATTGGGCTACAATGACGCGCATAGTTGCATTATTTGGAGGAAGCTGCAAACGAAGAGGATAAAGCTTCCCATTCAACGGACTCCTTGTACACACCACAATATCCTCAAGCCCGGTCTCTTCTTCCAATCTTTTTGTCAACTCCTCCACGCCATTGCTTTTGAACGAGATACAAAGCTCCTCCACTCCCTCGTCAACTTCTCCATATCCATCAGCAACACTATAATATATCAACCTGCCTTCACCTCCCTTACGTGGCGAACTTCCCAAAGAATCACCAGACTGCACAAAATTCACAGAATACTACTGTTAAATTTCAtactaaaattctctcatcttATAATAATTACTTATTTTATCATTGGTCAGGGGATTGCCAGGACTAGGACTCCGTTCGCCTGTACGACTGAGCAGGCATTTGACTACAGAGCTACTAGTCCGACGGCCCCAAAATCAATAGTATGAAATTTCTCCTTCATCTTTGCTAGAATTACCAAAGAATCCCATTGATAAAGTCACAAAGATTGATTAATTAGCGTGAAATAAAGCAAGCTATTGAGGAAATGAAAAGATTAAAGTACCTCTTGTCTAGAAAAGCTTGCAGATTTGGAGGAATGTGTGGAGGGAGAAGACGATTCGGAATCCACATGAGTTACCAAAGGCGGAGGAGGTCTAGGAGCGGGAGACTTAACCACAATATCGACGACATGAACATCCCACAAAATCCAATCTTGAGTAGAAGTACGATGAGGAATATCATGAGTAACCGAATTTCTCCAAGGGGGCAGCCCACCATTAGCTCTCAAGAACTGCCCATACCTCGTTTTCAGCTTCACTTGATTCCCATCCTTAATGGGTTCCCACTCAACCGAGGAATCAAGCCGCTTGGGGTGCGTTTGAACCACCTTACGCCCCGTCCATCCCAACAAAAAGGGCTGGTTAGAGGCGGTTAAGTACGCGTTGTAACAGCTCTTTAAACGGATAATATTCTCTGCGTTATCGACAAACTCAACCGTCCACCTCGCCGCCTTGGATGAGCCGTTACGGTCTTGAGTAACTGATTCTTCGTCTTCTTCAGCTGTCAAGTACTTGTTGTGCGCGCTCTTCAGCCGCACTGCCTTGGCGTTGTGAAAGAGTTCCATCGCTGTAATCTTCAGCAGAGGACTCTGCTTTTCGTCACCAAAAAGCAAAATAAGTTACGAACTAAAAAATGGTCTcgaaaaatcaaattaatttctggttttgtGGAGGGTTTTTTTTTGCTGAAACGTTTAATGGGATCGAAACTTGAGAGAGAATGACGAAGAAATGAATGCTTGGAATTTTGGTCTCTGGCCTGGAGAATGGCCGATGAAGGTTTGCTTTTATAGTTGGCTAAATACAAGCGGGTGGGAAAtgaataatatatttttaatcgGGAAGGAGGGATAACTACGAGCATGTACGTTGTTCAAAGTAAGTAGTACTTGGTCTGATTTGGGGTTTGTGGGTTTACTGGAAATTTCCGCAAGCAAAGTCGGCGCCAGCTAGCTCTAATAATAGCAATGGTTAATCTGACGCGTTCATCTTTCTTCCTTCTCGTGGCTTAGACCGAGTTTGACAAAATCCTGGACTCCATTCTATTTTGGCACCTGGCCTATATAGAAAGGTAAAATACTACCCGTGTTTGTTTTGTGCTGCTGAGTTTAGCTCTAATAGTCTCGTTTTCTTATGGACTAATTCGTTTGGATTGCtgaaatttatatatataaaaaaatattataatgatgtgatatatataaaataaaatatatttaaaaaaaaaaaatgacaatctTTAAAATGATCTCTTTCTTTCTCGTGCCTGAACATCAGTAGTGAGATTTTAGGTTTCATAACAAAAGAAACTAACTAGCATGAGCATGAGCATGTTTATTGTTAAAGAACCAATCTTGATCACACACCAAAGAAAGAAGTCTTGGGTTCAGAAGCAACGTGGAATATGGTGCGGTTGCATGATTTACATGTGTGGTTGCGTAATGTTCTTATTTACTTCCCCAGGACGACAATTATTAAATacagattaaaaagaaagaaggattaCCGTATATAAATCATGCTTTCAAACTATAATTGCCATTTGGCAGGTCAGATTGAAGTTGCGGGAAATTAGGGTGTTAGATCAGGTGATattcgcaacggatcttctgtctcacactctgtgccactctctgtgccactttttattatattgctatttctcctgcataaacatcatgttttagttcttttttgtcttcttaagatccaataactattaattgagtaatacataaaatttaacaaactcaaaaaatcaaaatgcataaaaaatgagatttttttatgaattttctgctatattttttaattttctattatatattgcttttttgaaactgttgtatttattttttactcaattaatagttattggattttaaggagacaaaaaagaactaaaacatgatatttatgcaggagaaatagcaatataataaaaagtggcacAGAGTgtgagacagaagatccgttgcgggTGATATTCGGTTTCGCTGACTAGGAAAGAATATAATCTTACGGCCTTTACAAGTCAAGCGGTGCATTCCAGCAGAAGGTTCTCTGCATATTCGTTCCCTAGTCTACTTACTATCGAATGAATCTGGTAATCATATGCGGAATTTCCCCAGTATGCAATCTTTAAACGCAAACGCGCCTTTTCCTTTTCAGATTCAACTTTGGAGTAAACCGCTTATCATCATCATTTCCTtgacgcaaaaaaaaaaaaaaagggaaaggaaagacGAGACAGGTTTAAGTgaatctcttttcttttcttttcttttttgtgtttGGGGGTATCCATTCCGCTAGTTCTCATGACAAACAGTAGTATCGACTTACCTATATACTTTTTTGTTGTCAATTTAATTATCCTTTTTATGCACAAAAGACGGTGATATGTTCACCTCAAGAAGACCAGAGAAATTCCAATTCATTCTGTACCCCCCTCTCTAAATTTCGTCGTAAGAATATCATAAAATTTATGCATTCATTAAAAGCTGAATAAAACCTCAATGCCTAATAAGtttatttgtttgtttcaataaaaaaaaaatactattagttgtttttttttttatctctacCCATTTTCCTAATTGCTCCACGTACTCACGGACGACATGCGCTCCTAACTTTTTTGTGACCCGCTCATATTGGCCTCAGGCCTTGTACTCAACTCCACTGCTCCACCCACCTCTTTAAAGGGCGGAAAAAAATCTAATGAGTGTCTAGGAGGCAACTGGCCACCGTCAACGCACTATAACCATATTGACCCTTAAGGCAACTGAATTGACCCTCAATGCAAATCACCATATTAACACCTAATCAAGCTGTAAACTTCTCATTTTAAGATGATAACATTTTTTTAATCTCAACTCTTAAAAGATTCTTTGGGAAGAAAAATAATGGTAATTTTGGGAAGTTGGAAACGTACGTACCTTTCTTGGAGTTGTAGATGCTCTTGGAGAGTTAAAACTAGAACGTATTGACATGGGGGACCCGAGCTCCAAGCCGGAGAGTTCATCAGAGACAGATGAAAAACTCGAAACAATCGACAAGTAATCATTAAGATGCTCATCTTCCGGGACATCTACAGCCTCCACCTCCCACAGAATCCAATTATAAGTTGAACCCGTCTGAGGTTTATCGTGAGTCATCGAGTTTCTCCATGGCGGAGTGCCTCCATTAGCCCGCAAATATGTACCTCCATAGGCCCTTAACTTCACCTGAAATCCATCTCTAACCGGCTCCCATTCAATTCTCAAGTCCTTCATGTTTTCCGGCACGGTTTGTTGGACTCTGTTACCGGTCATCCCCAGAAGAAAAGGGTCGTTCGAGGCGGTCAAATATTTCCCGTGGCAACTTTTGAGGCGAATAATATCACTAGTACCGCGGTCGACGACCTCCACTAGCCAACGGGCTTTTTTCGAGCCACCGTTCCGGCTCTGTCTTGTGCTTTCTTGATCATCGTCCGCCACTAAATATTTGTCCAGATGACTTCTGAGTCTAACAGCTTTCGTGTTATGAAAGAACTCCATGACcatgagaaaattttccaaagaATCAGAAGCTTAGAGCGTGTTGCTATACAGTGATGGTGAGAAGTTGAATATGGTTT
This portion of the Coffea eugenioides isolate CCC68of chromosome 11, Ceug_1.0, whole genome shotgun sequence genome encodes:
- the LOC113754099 gene encoding uncharacterized protein LOC113754099 isoform X1 is translated as MVMEFFHNTKAVRLRSHLDKYLVADDDQESTRQSRNGGSKKARWLVEVVDRGTSDIIRLKSCHGKYLTASNDPFLLGMTGNRVQQTVPENMKDLRIEWEPVRDGFQVKLRAYGGTYLRANGGTPPWRNSMTHDKPQTGSTYNWILWEVEAVDVPEDEHLNDYLSIVSSFSSVSDELSGLELGSPMSIRSSFNSPRASTTPRKSPLLKITAMELFHNAKAVRLKSAHNKYLTAEEDEESVTQDRNGSSKAARWTVEFVDNAENIIRLKSCYNAYLTASNQPFLLGWTGRKVVQTHPKRLDSSVEWEPIKDGNQVKLKTRYGQFLRANGGLPPWRNSVTHDIPHRTSTQDWILWDVHVVDIVVKSPAPRPPPPLVTHVDSESSSPSTHSSKSASFSRQESGDSLGSSPRKGGEGRLIYYSVADGYGEVDEGVEELCISFKSNGVEELTKRLEEETGLEDIVVCTRSPLNGKLYPLRLQLPPNNATMRVIVAQSSSKAVARSFPKPVLSL
- the LOC113754099 gene encoding uncharacterized protein LOC113754099 isoform X2 → MVMEFFHNTKAVRLRSHLDKYLVADDDQESTRQSRNGGSKKARWLVEVVDRGTSDIIRLKSCHGKYLTASNDPFLLGMTGNRVQQTVPENMKDLRIEWEPVRDGFQVKLRAYGGTYLRANGGTPPWRNSMTHDKPQTGSTYNWILWEVEAVDVPEDEHLNDYLSIVSSFSSVSDELSGLELGSPMSIRSSFNSPRASTTPRKSPLLKITAMELFHNAKAVRLKSAHNKYLTAEEDEESVTQDRNGSSKAARWTVEFVDNAENIIRLKSCYNAYLTASNQPFLLGWTGRKVVQTHPKRLDSSVEWEPIKDGNQVKLKTRYGQFLRANGGLPPWRNSVTHDIPHRTSTQDWILWDVHVVDIVVKSPAPRPPPPLVTHVDSESSSPSTHSSKSASFSRQESGDSLGSSPRKGGEGRLIYYSVADGYGEVDEGVEELCISFKSNGVEELTKRLEEETGLEDIVVCTRSPLNGKLYPLRLQLPPNNATMRVIVAQSSSKVARSFPKPVLSL
- the LOC113753965 gene encoding pentatricopeptide repeat-containing protein At1g59720, chloroplastic/mitochondrial yields the protein MILAAAPGPPPSVTGAIIPTILSVSSPAHLLHLLTQCTTVSQLKQIHAHALRTTPPQSDPDISRLFKKILQFSSLHDLRYTINVFKRLPDRDSFTWNTLIRAHAHSADHKEQAIMLFYQMLNEENVLPDKYTFPFVLKACAYLFALFEGTQVHGQVLKRGFGSDVYINNSLIHFYASCGCLEYARKVFEEMPDRSVVSWNAMMNAVVEVGELQGALRMFSEMQMLFEPDGYTVQSVIAACAGLGALSLGIWAHVYVLRKCKFDVNLEILVNNSLVDMYGKCGSVNLAVQVFEGMRNRDVNSWNSIILGFAMHGKFEAAIEYFERMVNEGGFVPSSITFLGVLSACNHRGLVDEGRKYFHKMVKEFDIIPVLEHYGCLIDLLSHAGLINEALDTVFSMPMKPDSVIWRSLLDACCKKDAGLELSEEMARHMIECEGSDCSGAYVLLSRLYALANRWNEVGLVRKLMAEKGVNKEPGCSMVEIDGIAHEFFAGDTSHPQTTEIYQHLDVIEEKLTSMGYSPDISQAAMVDEGGDGKGRSLRLHSERLAVAFGLLNQKPGVPIRIFKNLRFCSDCHNVIKLISKIFNVEVIVRDRLRFHHFLDGSCSCMDYW